TGGGTTCTACTCCACCGAGTTGCCACAACAAGTGCAACGAGTGCCATCCTTGTACAGCTGTTCAAGTGCCTACGCTACCAAACCATGACCGAGTCGAACTCGGACCAGGTGGAACGACAGGAACGAAGCCTATGGAGCAAGAGTCGTCGTCATCTCCATCAACGGCAGCTGCAAAGTTCCCCAACTACAAACCTTTGGGTTGGAAATGCAGCTGCGGAAATCGCCTTTTCAACCCTTGAGAATTGAGAAGGTAAATTAAGTACTACTGATTCACTGAAGAAGCTGCTTCAGTACTGGAAGACATTGCAGTCCAGATGAGATAGGCTTCATCAGCCCCAGAGGACCACAGTAGACATTAGACTCTGCAACATTCCATCAAATGCTAACCCAACCATACCTGAAAGGCTGAAAACCATGATTTGATCTGggtgtttcttctctttcttttcattgtataAAAATTTTGGTAAAGAAGACATGAATGCTGTGAGCCTGTGACAGTTTCTTTTCATAATCGGAATTATATTAATTTCAGATTCTACTGTTGTGGATCGGATTAATTGCTGTTTGGCCCTTGTGGGTTGTGGGTTCCCCACCCTTCCTCCCCTGTTTTGCCCATTTCAAATTCAATTGATTTGATAGGTTTCGTCCTGTCCCTGTTGATTTGAGATTTCCaactttgattttgattctcctttctcttttaacCTTTTTGGGATTTCCCATTCCCCAAGTCAccaaaaaaagccaaaaaacatTTATCTCCCCGTTTTCAACAGTAACAGAAAATTTGATCATTCTTTGATGAAGGCTAGCTCCTGCTGTACTGTGTAAATGCAAAGTTTGACATGCAATGACCACCACAGTGATCAGTGATCAGTGATCAGTGATGGGTTTTTTTCAATCTTCATACACAACTGTAGATTGCAGCATTGTAAAGTCTATTCGACAGTCTGTGATGGGTTCGTACCGTGTCTTTCCATTTTTAAAGAAAGGAGAAACGGTTCTCAGGGCTTTTCTTATCTTTGTTCGTTAATGAAGGTTGAGAGAGGAACCTGTGTAGTGTCTACAGAGACTGGAGATGATAATGGTGGATTTGGCATGGCACTGGAGAGTGGAGGGGACTGGAGAGGATCtgctgggcctgggcctgggaaAGATACAAAAACAATACCACGTGACCACACTATTATGTAGGTGGTCGTACAAGAATCATAATTCGCCAGGTGTCGGTCAATATTAGTACATTTTGGCATCTGTTAACCGACACGTGGCGGGCATGCAGGTTGGGCTGGACAGACTCTACCTAGCATCCCAATTTACCGGTCCCCCTCCCCCGGGCCCGGTCCAGGCCCACCCTACACACCCTTTCTCTCATAAGTAATAAATGTTTGGtactttctaccaaaaaaaaaacatgtttggtACATAGCCCTTAGGACTTAGGAGGCTTTCATGGTCTATAGTCGATACCATTTGATactgaagaggagagagatctCATTGTGATGGATTCAAGGTAGCTTTACAATACTCCACGTTATAGTGACGGGTTTGATCAGTTGATCTCTTTTCCAACATTTTAACGGCTGATCTAGGTCTCCAACTGTTGGATGAATAATGATCCGTTGGATTAGTAGCAATACCAAATCTTGTGTCATGATGGTCCTAGTGTCTCTGTGTCTGAGAGCATGGTTTCAAATATCAGTATAGCAAAcaccgatatcgatacctaATCATGGGTGGAACAGTTCTTCATAAACACAACATCTGATAAATGGTATCatccctgcaactcatcttctccaaattgtttgaggaagatgacttgtaggtttttttttttttttctccttgtaagggcatttttgtcgaTTTATCTaatatttttaacgttgttagtcctaAACTAACGGAACAAAAGAATATATTAACTATTACGAATCTCAGCTCAGTGAGGCACACAACATTTTTGAAAATTGATTGATTTTTTCATAATTAcgtcaaacctcaagggttacgtgaaaaaaactcaaaaaaaaaaaaaccatggaaTGTTGAGAAATTAAATTGATttaaaaatatgattaaatgATGGAGTGAAACAATCAAATCTGTTGAAATATACGAATCCAAATTGAAGTAATAAAGGGATACAAATGTGCGTTGGGCACCTTTATAGTGTGACAAAGACTGTAGTGCATATCCCACGCCCTCAGTGCTTGGccacgcagcccaacaccccACCTATGTGTTGGGCTGTATGCCCAAACACTGTAGGCCGCACACATtgtgtcgcgctacagaggacccaaatcctaCAAATGCAATCCAATACAGATTTTCAATTATCAATTTATTTATATCTCCAGAATCAATTGAGAGTTTCTATGGACTGCGGACTGAAAACGACCGAAGGAAGGAAGGATGCATCCGTTTTCATAATAAATACGATTTACCATGTCAATCTGTCCTACTGCCAAGAACTTCTGGAATCAATCTCTGATAAAAGTTGATGTACGATGAGCCACCAGGTTTAGCAGCTTCTTCAGCTTTCTTCTTCCACTCCATGGCCTTCAATCTAAAGCTCTTACACTTCTCCCCGTCTTCCATCAACTCCCTCACAAGCCCTTCCACTTCCTCTCTCTTTACATCACTATCAATCTCCATGCCTATCCCCCACTTGGTGCACGCATACAGGCAATTCGTCTGTTGCTCTGCAAAGAAAGGCCAACAGATCATGGGAACCCCTTCGCATATACTCTCCAGAGTAGAATTCCATCCACAATGCGTCAAGAACCCACCAATCGAAGGATGACGAAAAACTTGTTCTTGTGGGCACCAACCTGAAAGCAAACCCCTACCTCTAACCTCATCCATGAATTCTCCTGAAACGATCTCTGAACCACCATTCACAATATCAGGTCTAATGACCCATAAGAAATCGTATCTGCTATTCGCAAGTCCCCAAGCAAACTCGTTCAGTTGTTGTGGAGTTATAATCGCTAGGCTTCCAAAGTTCACATACACAActgatttgggttttctttcaTTTAACCATTCTAAGCATCCCCTGTCTTCTCTCCACAGATTCGATTCAATAGAGTTCAATTCAGCTTCTGCGTCCTCTTTTGATTCTGATGAGACTGATTGCTTTAAGAGCATAGATAGTGGACCTATGGTGTAAAGCTTCTTGGGAAATTTGGATTTGATGGCATCGATAAACTCAGCTTCTAAATCATCAAACGTGTTTAGAATGAGACCCTGAGTTTTGAAAGCATTGTTTATCATTTCCAAATTGTAATTAAACATCACATCGTCAGGATCAGTTGTTCTGAGGAAGGTGGGTAGATCCTTTAATCGAATTCCTTTCATTCCTTCTATCCAATCAATGGTTGTGTCGAGATAACCATTATTAAGGCAGCTCTCATCTGCAACATGCCCAAAACAGAATACAGAAACACAGATTAAACTGTTAGTAGACATGTATCCATCAATTGTCGAATTCCAGGCCCATCATATTTTCTCGGGACTGGTATGGTAACTGCAAGCAGTCCTAGTTGCTCTTCCCCTTCTTTCATGGAGTTCTACAATCTCATTAGATCTTGTTTGTTTGATGAGAAAAGTGGTGGAAAACTTGTACATGTTTCTCACAAACTACCACAAATGTGACTGTTTGACTGAATttgaggtgggggggggggggaaagggggAAAGGGGGAATTCCACACAAcctcattaaatgcatttattcttatctGGTGAAATGACACCCCTCTTTTTTCCAgacaaaattttgctgctactaACTATGTCCCTACTACAaggttggcagccaaggaaataagatcttaaagggtattttagaacatactaaaatctaggaggatatttatgaacccaaaggggaagtgaattattccatttcgtTGGCTGCCAGCCCAAatatagcagcaaaatttttttcccttttttccatCCCATCCACTTTCAAAGTCCCATCAAATTGGTAGGACTTTGGCACTATTAATAGAAAAATTATTCTTGAGTCTGTATCTCTCTCCTATTCCCATTTTCTTTTGGATCTTTAgtgccgagctgcccggtaggaccgtgctgcccagacacaatGTTgcacgcaatgaccgccttacccccactcggacaAGTTGTTTGGGCAGGGTAAAGCGGACATGACGCGCAAcaccgtgtctaggcagcatACAATTTCTCCAATTTCTAAAAGTAACCATATACGTCTCTCCAATTTCTTGTTTAAGAGAAACTGGTTAAGCAATTATAAGAACTCAATAATTAAGACCGGCATTAATGTATCCTTCTGGTGATTGTCTTCTTGATTGATCAAAGGAAACAAAACTCACCCTCTCGTCACATCTCtcttccaattccaattcctgCCATGGCTCAGAGAAATGGGCTTCACATTGTTATGTTTCCATGGTTAGCTTTTGGTCATATGATTCCATTTCTAGAGCTCTCTGAGGGCTTAGCTAAAAGGCGTCATCGCATCTCCTTCATTTCTACACTAAGAAATATTGAAAGGCTTCCAAAAATCCCTCCCAAATGAACCCCTCTCATTAATTTTGTGAAGCTCACCTTACCTCAGGTCCCTAACTTGCCAAAGGAGCAGAAGCCACTTCTGACATATCATTCAATAAAACCCATTACCTTCCCAACCTATTACAAAATGCGAATTCCATTATTTCGTTTTCTTTTCAACTCAATCCACAACATATAAGATCCATCCTTATAAGTTTTCCACCCCTTTTTATCTCTCAAACAAACGAGGTCATAGTGAATGTGTGGGAATAGGGTTTGGAAAACTGTACATTGTGAGAATGacaatggtgatggtgatggtgattggTGACCATGAATGATGGGAAGACCTGCTACTATAGTGGGAAGAAGGGTAAACGAAAGGGTTAAGATCCCGTGAAAGTCTTGTGCAAACGAGGCTATAGCTAACCACATGATGATGATTTCCCTtctctgtgtttttttctttttttaatggcTGCCGCCGACCGGTATGACGATCCATAAACAGTTTCAAGGTTCCGACTTTAATAAACTCAATTGGACTAATGACTGAAAAAAACAGAACCAAACAAAGAGTGTTAATTAAATTCGTACGCAccttttaatggaaaaaaaccTCTTTGAACGAGGTCTTCATAGTGGAGGTAACCCAAGAAGCCGCAAGCACTGGTTGTAAAGAAAACGAACTCAGGAATGCCAAATTCCTGGGCTACTTGTAAGGTAAAGCCCATAACTCCATCTGAGAGGATACAAGTGATGGGAGATTCAGTGTTGAGCTTCCTTATGAGATCCCTGAAAGGATCCACACAAGACCTTGTCATAGAAATGCAGAGTGCCGGAAGGTCAAGTATGCCACGGTTGTTGGAAGGTGGTAAGCCGTCAGGGATGGTTTCGAATCGGAAGCCATGGAAACCCTTAAGAGGGTCTGGATCGGTGGATTTCATGAGGCGGTGGTAGTTGAACTCGGTGTGGACGAAGGTGATGTGGAAACCGCTAAGATGGAGGAGTTTTCCCAGTTTAAGCATGGGGTTTATGTGGCCTTGTGCAGGCAATGGAATACATACTATGTGTGGCTTTACTGGCCTCTCCATGTTTGATCTCTTACAATTTCTCAGGAAGAGAGTGGAAGGGCTGGCTTATCACTTACGAAGAGAATAGTTAATGGTAGGGAGGTCCCATTAAAAAATGTTCTTGATATATCcttggtttatttttattttaaggaCAAAGTTTGTATACAACGGTGGTGCATGTGCCATGACCATGTTCGGCCAGAACTTAATGTAGTTTGATGGCCATAAATGCGCATCGAAATGACAATAACACCTCCACCCCAAATTGAATTATTCTCACTCAAAATTGTTCTCTAGAAGTGAATTACGGTACAGTTTGGGGTTGAAAGCTCGATATGTGGTAGGTGTGACATCCAATAGTATTGAGTTcgagaagaaaagaattgggTCAGTTGAACTCGAAATGATAGATGACACGCCTAGCAAGTGTTGAGTTCTCAGCCCTAAACTGTACCATATTGCATCTTTAGGACGTATTTGTCCTAATAGATTAACTGTTTGATTACCCTGAATCTGTTAGTTAAATCTTCtagaaaaactgtttggttatcctGAGTCTATCAGTTGGATTCAACTTGAATCTATATGATTGGTTTCCCTGAGTCTGTCAATTAGATTCAACTTGAATTTATATGAAAAATTATTTGATTTAGATAGATCCTATCAACACATTAGCTATTAGAATATGAAacaattatgaagaaatttgaatACAACTAACGTTtaaacttgaattaaaatgacagttaatagaaaaatgaaagaccCCTGCTAATCAGGATCCACATCTTCTACTTCCATGGgctgtacttccatcctacttccaccACTTCTCAGCGCGCCACCTGTTCTTTATGAGCATCCAACGGCTTGTATTAtattaattcaaatttttttgaaaatctgatgAGACCCTCTTTGAAGCGGTTTAAACCCCTAAACCAAACCTACTAACCGAACCAAATTTcactcaaaccaaacccacttCTAATCGAACCATTTTCACCCAAACTAAACCCATCTCCGTTTCACTCATCCCGATTTCATTTGAACGAAAAGCCCTAAAAGTTGCAGAACCTCTCCATCGCTCCATCGCTCGATGTTGTTCATATGCATCTTGTCTATGGCACCGTCTCAGACTATTGAAAACCcaaagagatgatgatgattaaaGCTCTGTAGAGCCTCTTCCATTTCTCCACAGCCTcgttccttctcctcttcttccgaaAAATCAGTGTTGTGGGTATCCCAAGTGTTGGTTAGATGtatgaatgattttttttccaatcgCTTTTCCCAGAGCTTATGTAATATCTCTTCCAATTGACCACTTCATAGCCAACAGAGAAAATGTTCTCCTTCATACTTCCTTGACTTTAAGACTCCTACGGCTCCATTAGCTCTAATACAACAGAACGCGCTTGCTGATATTGTGAATGGACAGCAGCTGTTCAGGACAACCCTAATCAATATGATCGAAGGATTTGGATTCACTGTTGCggtgtcaaattttttttgttaaagctCTGTGGCTGGTGTCTTATAAATCTAATCTTGGTGTTCTAGTCAGCTTGTAGCTGATGAAATTCTTTTTCAAGCTCTCTGTTGTAGATCCATATCTTCAAAAGCAGCCACTAAAATTTGCTCTTGTTAGGAAATTAAAGGGCTCCATTCATTGCTGGACTCTGGGCTGTGGAGGAAGCTTAATTAACCCGGTCTACACTACACTGCAAAGAGCTTCgtccccttcccttccttctccaacactaaaaaccaaaaatgggtTGTTTGATTGTCATTTTCTCAGCCACAATCAAGTGTGCTCTGTTTCTCCTCTGCACTCAATTGATATTGTGGATTTGTGACAGTAAATTGAGTTCAAAACCACTAACTGAAAAGGAGAACTTTTCTAtatggaaaatatatatatctgcTCTAATCCTAAGAATACTGCAATAACATCTATTGACCCTTGTCCTTCAACATAGTTTAATGGTGTATTGTGGGTTTGGTTTActtaaaatcaaagaaaaccaTTGCTTAAGTCTTGTCCACTCCAAAAgccaaggaaaggaaagagcTGAACACTGAAGTCTTGACAAGTATTTTCTTCTAGTACAGCAGTTGGAGAAAAAAGATATACTACAAAGACAAAGAGCTTTATACCAGCATTTATTGTGATTCAAGTAACTTTCTTGCTATGAGCCTTACCATGTGTGATCCTCACAAGGGATTTCAGAGTGGGCCTAGGTCATGGTAAATATTTTCAAGTATCCACCATGGCTCTCTGCAACTCAAGAGATCCTAATCTCTTTTCACAAtgccctcttctccttcacttccAAATCTCCTCTTCTTACAGTGACCCTCAACAGTCAACACTACTGTAAATACTGTGGTTGAAAGTAAATAAAATCTTGATTATGAGTCCACAAAGCTTGATTTATAAACACAAACGACCTTGATTAATAATCCTGAACTGACTTGTTCACCAGATAGTGGTTAAGAGAACTGAATACTGGCTGGAATCtaacaaaattttattatgtagatagtaaaataaaaaaagaatacaaatcGGAGTCAGCAACTAACTGATCGAGCCTATGATAACTGAGTTTTCAAATAGAGCAAGGAAAGTGGGTTGTATATAGATAGATTATCATTTCAAGATCTCCACTTCTATGTTTGATATAGAATATCATTTCAAGATCTTCACTCCTGTGTTTGATACTTGCAGGGTGGTGAATGTGAAAAATGAACATTGAGAAATTCTCTCTTATTGACTTTATATTACCAATCATCATTGCTTGAGGAGGAAGAAAATTCCCTCTTCAGGAATGAGCATGGAAAAG
The sequence above is a segment of the Telopea speciosissima isolate NSW1024214 ecotype Mountain lineage chromosome 7, Tspe_v1, whole genome shotgun sequence genome. Coding sequences within it:
- the LOC122669493 gene encoding EPIDERMAL PATTERNING FACTOR-like protein 1 isoform X1; this translates as MAKYLVSLDRLHTISLILVITLLHHQLSPASCLLHQQPPSSLAPQKLLIEDKTRLGSTPPSCHNKCNECHPCTAVQVPTLPNHDRVELGPGGTTGTKPMEQESSSSPSTAAAKFPNYKPLGWKCSCGNRLFNP
- the LOC122669493 gene encoding EPIDERMAL PATTERNING FACTOR-like protein 1 isoform X2; translation: MAKYLVSLDRLHTISLILVITLLHHQLSPASCLLHQQPPSSLAPQLLIEDKTRLGSTPPSCHNKCNECHPCTAVQVPTLPNHDRVELGPGGTTGTKPMEQESSSSPSTAAAKFPNYKPLGWKCSCGNRLFNP
- the LOC122667168 gene encoding 7-deoxyloganetin glucosyltransferase-like is translated as MERPVKPHIVCIPLPAQGHINPMLKLGKLLHLSGFHITFVHTEFNYHRLMKSTDPDPLKGFHGFRFETIPDGLPPSNNRGILDLPALCISMTRSCVDPFRDLIRKLNTESPITCILSDGVMGFTLQVAQEFGIPEFVFFTTSACGFLGYLHYEDLVQRGFFPLKDESCLNNGYLDTTIDWIEGMKGIRLKDLPTFLRTTDPDDVMFNYNLEMINNAFKTQGLILNTFDDLEAEFIDAIKSKFPKKLYTIGPLSMLLKQSVSSESKEDAEAELNSIESNLWREDRGCLEWLNERKPKSVVYVNFGSLAIITPQQLNEFAWGLANSRYDFLWVIRPDIVNGGSEIVSGEFMDEVRGRGLLSGWCPQEQVFRHPSIGGFLTHCGWNSTLESICEGVPMICWPFFAEQQTNCLYACTKWGIGMEIDSDVKREEVEGLVRELMEDGEKCKSFRLKAMEWKKKAEEAAKPGGSSYINFYQRLIPEVLGSRTD